The Silene latifolia isolate original U9 population chromosome Y, ASM4854445v1, whole genome shotgun sequence sequence TATCCCCTTAAATTATTATGAGAAAATCAGAATTGTCAGGAAGGATGGCTAAGTGGTCCGTACACTTGAGCGGCTATGACTTGAAATTTGAACCTCGTACAACAATAAAGTCTGAGGCTCTGGAGGATTTTATGTCTGACTTCTGCCCGGCTCTTCAGACCCAGGCAGAACAAGATTTCCTGAACCTGGAGGAAGATAAAGGAGATCAAGTGTGGGAGCTACATGTGGATGGAGCCTCCAAAGCTAGAGGAGCAGGAGTAGGATTGGTCCTCAAGTCGCCCAGGGAGATCTCATAGTCCAGGCTgtacgatgtgaattcaaggccacAAACAACGAAGAAGAGTATGAGGCATTAATCCTGGATCTGAAGCTGGCTCTGGATCTGAAAATCAAGCACCTTAGGGTTTTCAGTGATTCCAAACTAATAGTTAACCATGTGAATGACTCTTATGAAGCCAGGGACTCAAGTATATTGGCATACCTAGATATAGCAATAGAATTGACCCTCAGATTTGCTACATTCAATATTAAGCAGATTCCCAGGGACCAGAACACAGAAGCAGACGCCCTAGCCACCCTGGGGGCAGCGTTCAAAGCAGGAACCATCTCGACAATACCAATTGTCCACGTTCTGGAACCAGCAATACTGAAATCTGAACAGGAAGCAAGAGTGTTGTGCAGCACCAACAATGAAGAAGATACTCCAGACTGGAGAAAACCGTACCAGGACTGGCTGCAAAATGACATCCTGCCAgcagataaaaaggaggtaaggaGCTTCAGAATGAAAGCATCCAGATTCATACTAATTAATGGTGTTTTGTTCAGGAAATCTCtcgctggaccctacctcagatgcctggatcggGAAGAATCTCAGGCTGTTTTGCATACTCTACAcagtggagaatgtggaaaccatgcagggggcaggagtctgtccAATAAGGCAGTGAGGTagggatacttctggcccacaatgcgcaaagatgccGTAGAGTTCGCGAAGAAATGCAATGCTTGTCAGAGGCACGCTCACGTCAGCCACCAGCCAACAGAGCCTCTGCATCCGGTCATTTCGCCCTGGCCCTTCATGAAGTTGGGAATCGACATCGTGGGACCATTGCCCAAGGCATCAAGAAACAAAGTCTATATACTCAccatgacggactacttctcaaaatggatagaagcagaattATCCTCCCAGGTTACAGAAATCCAGGTTatatctttcattaaacgcaatatcatatgcaggtttggCATTCCATCTGAGATTATATGTGATAATGGGTCCCAATTTATTGGAAATAAGATAGaagctttttgtgctaggtggaatCTCTCATTACAGAAGTCTACTCCCAGGAACTCCAAGTCCAACGGACAAGCCGAATCCAGCAATAAGATTATCGTGGAAAAGCTGAAAAAGAAGCTGGAGGAGAGAGTGGGCAGAAGAGCTACCTCTAgttctctgggctgacagaaccacacccAGAGTTGCAACAGGACAAactcccttcagcctggtgtttggagcAGAAGCAGTCATTTCATCCGAGGTCAAGGTCCCAACCCACAGGTATGGATGCATAACAGAAGACCGGAATCAGTTGGAAAGGGCAAGCAGCCTGGACACGGTAGACGAGCTCAGAACCAACGCTTAGATTAGGATGGCTTCATACCAACAAACGGTGGCCAGGAGCTATTACAAGAATGTGAAGGTAAGAACCCTGCaggtaggagacctagtcctaaggaaagTCTTCTAGAATACCAAAAACCGGCAAGCAGGAAAATTCGCCTATAACTGTGAGGGGCCATACCAAGTGGAAAGCATAGTTGGAAATGGAGCTTACCGACTTATGACTatagaaggacaaatggttcccagatcctgCAACATCATCCACTTGAAA is a genomic window containing:
- the LOC141631882 gene encoding uncharacterized protein LOC141631882 gives rise to the protein MAKWSVHLSGYDLKFEPRTTIKSEALEDFMSDFCPALQTQAEQDFLNLEEDKGDQVWELHVDGASKARGAGVGLATNNEEEYEALILDLKLALDLKIKHLRVFSDSKLIVNHVNDSYEARDSSILAYLDIAIELTLRFATFNIKQIPRDQNTEADALATLGAAFKAGTISTIPIVHVLEPAILKSEQEARVLCSTNNEEDTPDWRKPYQDWLQNDILPADKKEVRSFRMKASRFILINGVLFRKSLAGPYLRCLDREESQAVLHTLHSGECGNHAGGRSLSNKAVR